One Anolis carolinensis isolate JA03-04 chromosome 5, rAnoCar3.1.pri, whole genome shotgun sequence DNA segment encodes these proteins:
- the gpr22 gene encoding G-protein coupled receptor 22 isoform X2 translates to MQSESNITVRDAIDDINTNMYQPLSYPLSFQVSLTGFLMLEIVLGLGSNLTVLVLYCMKSNLINSVSNIITMNLHVLDVIICVGCIPLTIVILLLSLENNSALICCFHEACVSFASVSTAINVFAITLDRYDISVKPANRILTMGRAVMLMTSIWVVSFFSFLIPFIEVNFFSLHSANTWENKTLLCVSANEYHTELGMYYHLLVQIPIFFFTVVVMLITYSKILQALNIRIGTRFSTGQKKKARKKKTISLSTQHETTDVSQSSGGRNVVFGVRTSVSVIIALRRAVKRHRERRERQKRVFRMSLLIISTFLLCWTPITVLNTTILCLGPSDLLVKLRLCFLVMAYGTTIFHPLLYAFTRQKFQKVLKSKMKKRVVSIVEADPIPNNAVIHNSWIEPKRNKTITFEGNEVRQKCLVPQVVTD, encoded by the coding sequence ATGCAGTCTGAATCTAACATTACAGTTCGAGATGCCATTGATGACATCAACACCAATATGTACCAGCCACTGTCTTATCCATTAAGCTTTCAAGTGTCTCTCACTGGATTTCTGATGTTGGAAATAGTATTGGGACTTGGCAGCAACCTCACTGTATTGGTACTTTACTGCATGAAATCCAACTTAATCAATTCTGTCAGCAACATTATTACAATGAACCTTCACGTTCTCGATGTAATAATTTGTGTGGGATGTATTCCTCTAACTATAGTTATTCTTTTGCTTTCACTGGAGAATAACTCTGCACTCATCTGCTGCTTCCATGAAGCTTGTGTGTCCTTTGCAAGCGTTTCCACTGCAATCAATGTATTTGCGATTACTCTGGACAGATATGATATCTCTGTGAAACCTGCAAACCGTATTTTGACAATGGGAAGGGCTGTGATGCTCATGACATCAATATGGGttgtctcctttttctccttcttgatTCCATTCATTGAAGTCAATTTCTTCAGTCTTCACAGTGCAAATACTTGGGAAAACAAGACACTCTTGTGTGTCAGTGCGAATGAATACCACACAGAACTAGGAATGTACTACCACCTTTTAGTACAAATTCCAATCTTCTTCTTCACAGTCGTAGTAATGCTAATTACATATAGCAAAATACTCCAAGCACTTAATATCCGAATAGGCACAAGATTTTCCACAGgacaaaagaaaaaagcaaggaagaaaaaaacaatttCTTTGTCTACACAACATGAAACCACTGATGTATCACAAAGCAGTGGAGGGAGAAATGTCGTCTTTGGGGTGAGGACTTCAGTTTCTGTGATAATTGCTCTACGACGGGCTGTAAAGAGACATCGTGAAAGGCGAGAAAGACAGAAGAGAGTCTTCAGAATGTCATTATTAATCATTTCAACTTTTCTTCTCTGCTGGACACCAATTACAGTTTTAAATACTACAATTTTATGTTTGGGCCCAAGTGACCTTTTGGTAAAACTGAGATTATGTTTTCTAGTCATGGCATATGGAACCACCATCTTCCACCCTCTACTATATGCATTCACTAGACAAAAATTCCAAAAGGTTTTGAAAAGTAAAATGAAAAAACGCGTTGTTTCAATAGTAGAAGCTGACCCTATCCCAAACAATGCTGTAATCCACAACTCATGGATAGAGCCTAAAAGGAACAAGACAATTACTTTTGAAGGCAATGAAGTAAGACAGAAGTGTTTAGTACCTCAGGTCGTCACAGACTAG
- the gpr22 gene encoding G-protein coupled receptor 22 isoform X1, whose protein sequence is MCFSSIPEVNMQSESNITVRDAIDDINTNMYQPLSYPLSFQVSLTGFLMLEIVLGLGSNLTVLVLYCMKSNLINSVSNIITMNLHVLDVIICVGCIPLTIVILLLSLENNSALICCFHEACVSFASVSTAINVFAITLDRYDISVKPANRILTMGRAVMLMTSIWVVSFFSFLIPFIEVNFFSLHSANTWENKTLLCVSANEYHTELGMYYHLLVQIPIFFFTVVVMLITYSKILQALNIRIGTRFSTGQKKKARKKKTISLSTQHETTDVSQSSGGRNVVFGVRTSVSVIIALRRAVKRHRERRERQKRVFRMSLLIISTFLLCWTPITVLNTTILCLGPSDLLVKLRLCFLVMAYGTTIFHPLLYAFTRQKFQKVLKSKMKKRVVSIVEADPIPNNAVIHNSWIEPKRNKTITFEGNEVRQKCLVPQVVTD, encoded by the coding sequence ATGTGTTTCTCTTCCATTCCAGAAGTCAACATGCAGTCTGAATCTAACATTACAGTTCGAGATGCCATTGATGACATCAACACCAATATGTACCAGCCACTGTCTTATCCATTAAGCTTTCAAGTGTCTCTCACTGGATTTCTGATGTTGGAAATAGTATTGGGACTTGGCAGCAACCTCACTGTATTGGTACTTTACTGCATGAAATCCAACTTAATCAATTCTGTCAGCAACATTATTACAATGAACCTTCACGTTCTCGATGTAATAATTTGTGTGGGATGTATTCCTCTAACTATAGTTATTCTTTTGCTTTCACTGGAGAATAACTCTGCACTCATCTGCTGCTTCCATGAAGCTTGTGTGTCCTTTGCAAGCGTTTCCACTGCAATCAATGTATTTGCGATTACTCTGGACAGATATGATATCTCTGTGAAACCTGCAAACCGTATTTTGACAATGGGAAGGGCTGTGATGCTCATGACATCAATATGGGttgtctcctttttctccttcttgatTCCATTCATTGAAGTCAATTTCTTCAGTCTTCACAGTGCAAATACTTGGGAAAACAAGACACTCTTGTGTGTCAGTGCGAATGAATACCACACAGAACTAGGAATGTACTACCACCTTTTAGTACAAATTCCAATCTTCTTCTTCACAGTCGTAGTAATGCTAATTACATATAGCAAAATACTCCAAGCACTTAATATCCGAATAGGCACAAGATTTTCCACAGgacaaaagaaaaaagcaaggaagaaaaaaacaatttCTTTGTCTACACAACATGAAACCACTGATGTATCACAAAGCAGTGGAGGGAGAAATGTCGTCTTTGGGGTGAGGACTTCAGTTTCTGTGATAATTGCTCTACGACGGGCTGTAAAGAGACATCGTGAAAGGCGAGAAAGACAGAAGAGAGTCTTCAGAATGTCATTATTAATCATTTCAACTTTTCTTCTCTGCTGGACACCAATTACAGTTTTAAATACTACAATTTTATGTTTGGGCCCAAGTGACCTTTTGGTAAAACTGAGATTATGTTTTCTAGTCATGGCATATGGAACCACCATCTTCCACCCTCTACTATATGCATTCACTAGACAAAAATTCCAAAAGGTTTTGAAAAGTAAAATGAAAAAACGCGTTGTTTCAATAGTAGAAGCTGACCCTATCCCAAACAATGCTGTAATCCACAACTCATGGATAGAGCCTAAAAGGAACAAGACAATTACTTTTGAAGGCAATGAAGTAAGACAGAAGTGTTTAGTACCTCAGGTCGTCACAGACTAG